One part of the Mycobacterium marinum genome encodes these proteins:
- a CDS encoding (2Fe-2S)-binding protein, whose protein sequence is MFVCLCNGVTSQMVADAVVAGATTTREVARACGAGADCGRCRRTVRAIIASSSGDRAAHPA, encoded by the coding sequence ATGTTCGTGTGCCTGTGCAACGGCGTCACCAGTCAGATGGTGGCCGATGCCGTTGTCGCCGGCGCCACGACTACCCGGGAGGTCGCGCGAGCCTGCGGAGCGGGCGCGGACTGTGGGCGCTGCCGTCGCACCGTTCGGGCGATCATCGCCTCGTCAAGTGGCGATCGGGCGGCCCACCCGGCCTAA
- a CDS encoding FadD3 family acyl-CoA ligase has translation MNEWQTIPEMVLSAGERFGDAEAIVDGSLRITFTELTNRVRRAAGAFAAMGIDKGDRVAVWAPNSAEWIIAAFGLLTAGAVLVPVNTRFKTDEAADIIRRSGARAVLFEKGFLGMDFTVPDGIPAIDLRSGFLECGKPFERAVSGSDIADIVYTSGTTGRPKGVMMDHAQTLRHYAHWCDRADLRTGDRYLIVNPFFHIFGYKAGCIASLLRGATIIPVRVFVLDNVLELIEHERITMLPGPPTLYHSLLSARGQRDLSSLRAGVTGAADIPVELIRRVRTELPFQTIMTGYGLTEAGTVTLSKPEDSFEDIATTAGLACDGIELATADDGEILVRGSNVMRGYLDDPVATAEAIDGEGWLHTGDLGTIDETGRLRVVGRKKDMFIVGGFNAYPAEIEGFLMEHEAVAQVAVIGVPDDRLGQVGKAFVVRQSGKSALSAEDLLGWCRERMAGFKVPRSVRFVDALPLNATGKVVKDLLR, from the coding sequence GTGAACGAATGGCAGACCATCCCCGAGATGGTCTTGAGCGCGGGTGAGCGTTTCGGCGATGCGGAAGCCATTGTCGACGGGTCGTTGCGGATCACCTTCACCGAGCTGACTAATCGGGTGCGCCGCGCCGCGGGTGCGTTCGCGGCGATGGGCATCGACAAGGGGGACCGCGTTGCCGTCTGGGCGCCCAATTCGGCCGAGTGGATCATCGCCGCTTTCGGGCTGCTGACCGCTGGAGCGGTGCTGGTCCCGGTCAACACGCGCTTCAAGACGGACGAGGCCGCCGACATCATCCGGCGCAGCGGGGCCAGAGCGGTGCTTTTCGAAAAAGGATTCTTGGGAATGGATTTCACCGTTCCAGACGGCATCCCGGCGATCGATCTGCGCTCCGGCTTCCTGGAGTGCGGCAAGCCGTTCGAGCGTGCGGTCAGTGGATCCGACATCGCGGACATCGTCTACACATCGGGTACCACCGGGCGGCCCAAGGGCGTGATGATGGATCACGCCCAAACATTGCGCCACTACGCCCATTGGTGTGATCGCGCGGATCTACGCACCGGCGACCGCTACCTGATCGTCAACCCGTTCTTCCACATCTTCGGGTACAAGGCCGGCTGCATCGCGTCGCTGCTCAGGGGCGCCACCATCATTCCGGTACGTGTCTTCGTCCTCGACAACGTGCTGGAATTGATTGAGCACGAGCGAATTACGATGCTTCCTGGGCCTCCGACGCTGTACCACTCGCTACTGTCCGCTCGAGGTCAGCGGGATCTGTCGTCACTGCGGGCGGGGGTGACCGGCGCCGCGGATATTCCGGTGGAACTGATTCGGCGGGTGCGCACCGAGTTGCCGTTCCAAACCATCATGACCGGCTACGGCCTTACCGAGGCCGGAACGGTCACCCTGTCCAAACCGGAGGATTCGTTCGAGGACATCGCCACCACCGCGGGTCTCGCCTGCGACGGCATCGAGCTGGCAACCGCCGACGACGGCGAGATCTTGGTGCGCGGATCCAACGTCATGAGGGGCTACCTCGACGATCCGGTTGCCACCGCCGAAGCCATCGATGGCGAGGGCTGGCTACATACCGGAGATCTCGGCACCATCGACGAAACCGGCCGGCTGCGCGTGGTCGGCCGCAAGAAGGACATGTTCATCGTCGGCGGCTTCAATGCCTACCCGGCCGAGATCGAGGGCTTTCTGATGGAGCACGAGGCGGTCGCACAGGTGGCCGTCATCGGCGTTCCCGACGATCGGCTCGGACAGGTCGGTAAGGCGTTCGTGGTTCGCCAGAGCGGCAAAAGTGCGCTCAGCGCTGAGGATTTGCTGGGTTGGTGCCGGGAACGGATGGCGGGATTCAAGGTCCCGCGTTCGGTGCGCTTTGTCGATGCGTTGCCGCTGAATGCGACCGGAAAGGTGGTCAAGGACCTGCTCCGCTAG
- a CDS encoding amidohydrolase family protein — protein sequence MSSAALSYPLFDADNHLYETEESLTKYLPKQYRGVIQYVQVNGRTKIAIRGQISDYIPNPTFEVVARPGAMEEYFRIGNPDGKSRREIFGEPMRSIPAFREPGPRLELMNELGVDRSLMFPTLASLIEERMRDDPLLIHIVVHALNKWLHEEWGFRYQDRIFTVPVVSLPIVEKAIEELDWVVERGARAVLVRPAPVPGYRGPRSFALPEFDPFWHRCVEHDVLVAMHSSDSGYARYTAEWDGGDKEMLPFQTNAFSMLNEWRPVQDAVASWVIHGALYRVPRLKVAVIEAGSKWLFPLLDQLADVYKKTPESFPGGDPVEEIKNRIHISPFYEDGIADLIKLIGTDRVLYGSDYPHPEGLAQPRHYADALQDLSVDDQAKIMGGNLARLMSV from the coding sequence ATGTCGTCGGCTGCTCTGTCATATCCGCTCTTCGACGCGGACAACCACCTCTACGAAACCGAGGAGTCGCTGACCAAGTACCTGCCCAAGCAGTACCGGGGCGTGATCCAGTACGTCCAGGTCAACGGGCGCACGAAGATCGCCATACGCGGCCAGATCAGCGATTACATCCCCAACCCCACCTTCGAGGTGGTGGCCAGGCCCGGGGCGATGGAGGAGTACTTCCGGATCGGTAACCCGGATGGAAAGAGCCGGCGGGAGATCTTCGGCGAGCCGATGCGCTCGATTCCGGCGTTCCGCGAACCCGGTCCGCGGTTGGAGCTGATGAACGAACTGGGCGTCGACCGATCGTTGATGTTCCCCACCCTGGCCAGCCTCATCGAGGAGCGGATGCGCGACGATCCGCTGCTCATCCACATAGTGGTGCACGCACTCAACAAATGGCTGCACGAGGAATGGGGCTTTCGCTACCAGGACCGGATCTTCACCGTGCCGGTGGTCAGCCTGCCGATCGTGGAGAAGGCCATCGAAGAACTGGACTGGGTGGTCGAGCGGGGTGCCCGCGCGGTCTTGGTGCGCCCGGCTCCGGTGCCCGGATATCGCGGCCCGCGGTCGTTTGCGTTGCCGGAGTTCGATCCGTTCTGGCACCGCTGCGTCGAGCACGACGTGCTGGTCGCCATGCATTCCTCGGACTCCGGGTACGCCCGCTACACCGCCGAGTGGGATGGCGGCGACAAGGAGATGCTGCCCTTCCAGACCAATGCGTTCTCCATGCTCAACGAGTGGCGCCCGGTCCAAGACGCCGTCGCGTCGTGGGTGATTCACGGCGCGTTGTACCGCGTTCCGCGGCTCAAGGTCGCGGTCATCGAGGCTGGCTCGAAATGGCTGTTCCCGTTGCTCGATCAGCTGGCTGATGTCTACAAGAAGACTCCGGAAAGCTTCCCCGGCGGCGACCCGGTCGAAGAGATCAAGAACCGCATCCACATCAGCCCGTTCTACGAGGACGGCATCGCGGATCTGATCAAGCTGATCGGTACCGACCGGGTGCTCTACGGCTCGGACTATCCGCACCCGGAGGGGCTCGCGCAACCCCGGCACTACGCCGACGCGCTGCAAGACCTCAGCGTCGATGACCAGGCAAAGATCATGGGAGGCAACCTCGCTCGGCTGATGTCGGTGTGA
- a CDS encoding lipoprotein LpqH: MRNPIKLAFVCVLASAGLTGCGSSSGSQLASTASMTVNGADVHPSVVRCTQIEWYRTIQIGDQASGVRVLIDQGARPMIAKSVRITNLGGFTGMYAQGDGGDAGLHFSDGRFTITGNADGYNTDKPAEPTTAAFRISVNC, translated from the coding sequence GTGCGCAATCCGATCAAGCTGGCGTTCGTGTGTGTGCTCGCGTCAGCCGGTCTGACCGGCTGCGGCTCGTCGTCGGGCTCGCAGCTGGCCAGCACGGCGTCGATGACCGTCAACGGCGCCGACGTGCATCCAAGCGTGGTGCGGTGCACCCAGATCGAGTGGTACCGGACCATCCAGATCGGAGACCAAGCCTCCGGGGTCAGGGTCCTGATCGACCAGGGGGCGCGGCCAATGATCGCGAAGTCGGTTCGCATCACCAATCTGGGGGGCTTCACCGGGATGTACGCCCAGGGCGACGGCGGCGACGCGGGCCTGCACTTCAGCGATGGCCGATTCACCATCACCGGGAACGCCGACGGGTACAACACGGACAAGCCCGCCGAGCCCACGACGGCCGCATTTCGGATCAGCGTCAACTGCTGA
- a CDS encoding enoyl-CoA hydratase/isomerase family protein, whose amino-acid sequence MVDLEFDELDTGLAVLTIDRPHARNAIGLETMAQLQDALDAAAGAQALVIKGAGDRAFVSGGDLKELSALRTLEDASAMAKRMRSICDQIAAFPAPVIAALNGHAFGGGAEVAVAADIRVAADDIKIAFNQVLLEIMPAWGGAERLAAVVGKSKALLLAGSGIALDAVEAERIGLVDLVFPRASFDSTDGGWRSLARSLARRPAAEVKRVINGTSPDEAIASFARLWVEDAHWQAAERVMNRTPNRGPGAEGAT is encoded by the coding sequence ATGGTGGACTTGGAATTTGATGAGCTCGACACCGGGCTAGCCGTACTGACCATCGATCGCCCCCACGCGCGCAATGCCATCGGTTTGGAGACCATGGCACAGCTGCAGGATGCGCTCGACGCGGCAGCGGGAGCACAGGCCCTGGTGATCAAGGGCGCCGGCGATCGAGCTTTCGTCTCCGGCGGCGACCTCAAGGAATTGAGCGCGCTGCGCACCCTGGAAGACGCCTCGGCGATGGCGAAGCGGATGCGGTCCATCTGCGATCAGATCGCCGCGTTTCCGGCACCGGTGATCGCCGCCCTCAACGGACACGCATTCGGGGGTGGAGCCGAGGTCGCCGTCGCGGCCGATATCCGGGTGGCCGCCGACGATATCAAGATCGCCTTCAATCAGGTGCTGCTGGAGATCATGCCGGCGTGGGGCGGCGCCGAGCGGTTGGCCGCGGTGGTCGGCAAGAGCAAGGCGCTGCTGTTGGCGGGCAGTGGGATTGCACTCGATGCCGTTGAGGCCGAGCGAATTGGCTTGGTGGATCTGGTGTTCCCGCGTGCGTCCTTCGACTCGACCGACGGCGGCTGGCGGTCGCTGGCCAGATCGCTGGCACGGCGTCCGGCGGCCGAGGTCAAACGCGTAATCAACGGAACTTCACCAGATGAGGCGATAGCGTCCTTTGCCCGGCTATGGGTTGAGGATGCGCACTGGCAAGCCGCAGAGCGGGTGATGAACCGTACCCCCAACCGTGGACCGGGAGCCGAAGGAGCGACATGA
- a CDS encoding TetR/AcrR family transcriptional regulator, whose product MTSARRIGAPDAKNRGVLLDTAEQLMIEEGYAAVTSRRVASEAGLKPQLVHYYFRTMEELFLELFRRRAEAGLRAQAQALQSPKPLWALWRLGSDPAFARISMEFMALANHRKALRAEIAHYAERFRDEQRRVITAALQRYGVDSQDVPPVVWTVLMASLSRFLVLEKALGMSGGHAETIELVESYLRRLEGEP is encoded by the coding sequence ATGACATCGGCCCGTCGGATCGGGGCGCCTGACGCGAAGAATCGTGGCGTGCTCCTCGACACGGCCGAACAACTCATGATCGAAGAGGGCTACGCGGCGGTGACGTCGCGCCGGGTGGCGAGTGAGGCCGGACTCAAGCCCCAGCTGGTGCACTATTATTTCCGCACGATGGAGGAGCTGTTCCTCGAGCTGTTCCGCCGCCGCGCCGAAGCGGGTCTGCGTGCGCAGGCCCAAGCGCTGCAGTCACCGAAACCGCTGTGGGCGTTGTGGAGACTGGGCAGCGATCCGGCCTTTGCGCGTATTTCGATGGAGTTCATGGCCTTGGCCAATCACCGCAAGGCGTTGCGGGCCGAAATCGCCCACTACGCGGAGCGGTTCCGTGATGAACAGCGACGGGTGATCACCGCGGCACTGCAGCGCTACGGCGTGGACAGCCAGGACGTTCCGCCGGTGGTGTGGACGGTTCTGATGGCCAGCCTGTCGCGCTTTCTGGTGCTGGAGAAGGCACTTGGCATGTCTGGTGGTCACGCCGAAACGATCGAGTTGGTGGAAAGCTACCTGCGCCGGTTAGAGGGCGAGCCCTAG
- a CDS encoding cytochrome P450 — protein sequence MSSYESIDFFTDPSLIPDPHPYFDYLRRQSPVLRLPQYGVVAVTGYEEATAVYKDTDSFSNCVALGGPFPPLPFTPNGDDVNAQIDAHREQFPMYEHMVTMDPPEHSRARSILSRLLTPSRLKQNEEFMWRLADRQLDEFLGAGECEFISEYAKPFATLVIADLLGVPEDDRKGFRVVLGADRMGRVGALDHESVGVNPLQWLDDKFSAYIEDRRRQPRNDVLTALATATYPDGSTPEVIDVVRSATFLFAAGQETTAKLLTAAMRVLGDRPDIQRQLRENRSLITNFIEESLRMDSPVKSDSRLARKRTTVGGLDIAAGTVVMVLPGAANRDPRRFEDPHEFRLDRPNVREHMAFARGVHSCPGGPLARVEGRVSLERILDRMLDIAINEDRHGPAEDRRYTYEPTYILRGLTELHITFTPAG from the coding sequence ATGAGCAGCTACGAATCCATCGACTTCTTCACTGACCCGTCCCTGATCCCGGACCCACATCCCTACTTCGACTACCTGCGACGCCAAAGCCCGGTACTGCGGCTACCCCAGTACGGCGTCGTCGCGGTCACCGGTTACGAGGAGGCGACCGCGGTATACAAGGACACCGACTCCTTTTCCAACTGCGTCGCGCTCGGTGGCCCGTTCCCGCCGCTGCCCTTTACACCCAACGGTGACGACGTCAACGCCCAGATCGACGCCCATCGCGAACAGTTTCCGATGTACGAGCACATGGTCACCATGGACCCACCGGAGCACAGTCGGGCGCGGTCGATTCTGAGCCGGCTACTGACCCCCAGCCGGCTCAAACAGAACGAAGAGTTCATGTGGAGGCTGGCCGATCGCCAGCTTGATGAATTTCTCGGCGCCGGCGAATGCGAGTTCATCAGTGAGTACGCCAAGCCCTTTGCCACTTTGGTGATCGCCGACCTGCTCGGCGTACCCGAGGACGACCGCAAGGGCTTCCGCGTTGTGCTGGGCGCCGACCGGATGGGTCGAGTCGGCGCACTCGACCATGAATCGGTGGGCGTCAACCCACTGCAGTGGCTCGACGACAAGTTCAGTGCCTACATCGAGGACCGGCGGCGCCAACCGCGCAACGACGTATTGACAGCGTTGGCCACCGCGACCTACCCGGACGGTTCGACGCCGGAGGTCATCGACGTGGTTCGATCGGCCACCTTCCTGTTCGCGGCCGGTCAGGAAACCACCGCCAAGCTGTTGACCGCCGCCATGCGGGTACTCGGCGACCGGCCGGACATCCAGCGACAGCTACGCGAAAACCGCAGCCTCATAACAAACTTCATCGAGGAATCATTGCGGATGGATAGCCCCGTCAAGAGCGACTCGCGGCTGGCCCGCAAGAGAACCACAGTGGGTGGGCTCGATATCGCCGCCGGCACCGTCGTGATGGTATTGCCCGGCGCGGCCAACCGCGACCCACGCCGGTTCGAGGACCCCCATGAATTTCGTTTGGATCGCCCGAATGTTCGCGAGCACATGGCTTTCGCGCGCGGAGTGCACTCCTGCCCGGGAGGGCCACTGGCACGCGTGGAGGGTCGTGTCTCCCTGGAGCGCATTCTGGACCGGATGCTCGACATCGCCATCAACGAAGACCGGCACGGCCCCGCCGAAGACCGTCGGTATACCTACGAGCCGACCTACATACTGCGTGGACTCACCGAACTCCACATCACTTTCACTCCCGCGGGCTAG
- a CDS encoding cytochrome C oxidase subunit IV family protein, whose protein sequence is MGQKFNTRLLVVWVILASLTLTYLWMDRYIDPGSPSPSRVLTASVIVIALVKVRIIFREFMEVRQSPKLLRRLTDAWVILIGISLFGSYAVGLALG, encoded by the coding sequence GTGGGGCAGAAATTCAATACCAGGCTGTTGGTCGTCTGGGTGATTCTGGCGTCGCTCACGCTGACCTATCTGTGGATGGACCGCTACATCGACCCCGGATCGCCAAGCCCCAGCAGGGTGCTCACGGCAAGCGTGATCGTGATCGCCCTTGTCAAGGTGCGCATCATTTTTCGGGAGTTCATGGAGGTGCGTCAGTCCCCGAAACTGCTGCGCCGGCTGACCGACGCGTGGGTGATTCTGATCGGCATCAGCCTGTTCGGGAGCTACGCCGTAGGGCTGGCGCTCGGGTAG
- a CDS encoding cytochrome c oxidase subunit 3, translated as MTELSGTGTRQDADRQPTFVPGQPDMWAFVLFETLVFTAYFGFYLFNRGRSPELFSSAQAQLDLRIGTFNTLVLLLSSWSVARCVQAARAGAYRRGLRDVLLTACLGLVFMVSKVAEWAKAAPLGNGLAGSDFFTYYYFLTGIHFVHLMIGFVVLGIIVFELRGPATRSRRIQELVETCATYWHTVDYLWVLIFALLYVVR; from the coding sequence ATGACCGAGCTTTCCGGTACCGGCACCCGGCAGGATGCGGACAGGCAACCCACGTTCGTGCCGGGCCAGCCCGACATGTGGGCGTTTGTACTGTTCGAAACGCTGGTATTCACGGCGTATTTCGGGTTCTACCTGTTCAATCGGGGGCGAAGTCCTGAACTGTTCTCGAGCGCCCAGGCGCAGCTGGACCTGCGGATCGGCACCTTCAACACCCTGGTGTTGTTGCTCAGTTCGTGGTCGGTAGCGCGATGCGTTCAGGCGGCTCGGGCCGGCGCATACCGACGGGGGTTGCGGGACGTCTTGCTCACGGCGTGTCTCGGTCTGGTGTTCATGGTGTCCAAGGTGGCCGAGTGGGCCAAAGCGGCCCCGCTGGGAAACGGACTGGCCGGCAGCGATTTCTTCACGTACTACTACTTTCTCACTGGAATCCACTTTGTCCACCTAATGATCGGCTTCGTAGTCCTGGGCATCATCGTGTTTGAACTACGTGGTCCGGCAACGAGATCGCGGCGAATCCAGGAGCTGGTGGAAACCTGTGCCACCTACTGGCACACCGTGGACTACCTCTGGGTGCTCATTTTTGCGCTGCTGTACGTGGTGAGGTGA
- a CDS encoding TetR/AcrR family transcriptional regulator, whose translation MVSSQSRNQFRVITRSAAQVRILDAALGLIAEHGVGGTSLQMIADAVGVTKAAVYHQFKTKEQIVIALTERELGGLEGALEAAEAHDHPSQARELLLDRVIELAVERRGAASTLQFDPVIVRLLAEHQPFQRFIERLYGVLIGDAGQDTRVLAAMLSGAIAVGVLHPLVADVDDATLRTQLRRITSRLMDTGEG comes from the coding sequence GTGGTGTCCTCCCAGTCCCGCAATCAGTTTCGTGTCATCACACGCAGCGCCGCGCAGGTGCGCATATTGGACGCCGCGCTGGGCTTGATCGCCGAGCACGGCGTAGGCGGGACCTCGCTGCAAATGATCGCCGACGCCGTCGGCGTCACCAAGGCGGCCGTCTATCACCAGTTCAAGACCAAGGAACAGATCGTCATCGCGCTCACCGAACGCGAACTCGGTGGCCTGGAAGGGGCCTTGGAAGCCGCCGAGGCGCACGACCATCCTTCCCAGGCGCGTGAGTTGCTGCTGGATCGCGTCATCGAGTTGGCCGTCGAGCGCCGCGGCGCCGCCAGCACCCTGCAGTTCGATCCGGTCATCGTCCGGCTGTTGGCCGAGCACCAGCCGTTTCAGCGGTTCATCGAGCGGCTCTATGGCGTCCTGATTGGCGACGCGGGCCAAGACACCCGCGTGCTGGCGGCCATGTTGTCCGGCGCCATAGCCGTCGGCGTGTTGCACCCGTTGGTCGCCGATGTCGATGACGCGACGCTGCGTACCCAGCTACGGCGCATCACCAGTCGGCTGATGGATACCGGCGAAGGCTAG
- a CDS encoding MCE family protein: MLTRFVRIQLAIFAIVGIVGVAVMAVWYIQAPTLLGIGKMTVTLELPATGGLYRFSNVTYRGVQIGKVTALGLTSNGAKATLALDASPKIPADLRAEVRSISAVGEYYVDLRPRTDSPPYLHDGSVIARDRAVIGQPIGPVLDQTSALINSIPKGKLSTLLDESFNAFNGVGYDFGSLFDSSAQLSGDLNGIADRTRTLTEDSGPFLDAQAQTTDSIRLWARSLAGVSGQLANNDPQIRTLLERGPGAFNEASKLLDQIKPTLPVLLANLTTVGQIAVTYHASVEQVLVLLPPFTAAIQSFLGTKNPVGLATGAFNLIISDPPACTVGFLPPSQWRNPADTTIVDTPDGLYCKLPQDSPIGVRGARNYPCMGQPGKRAPTVEICESDQPFEPLAMRQHIFGTYPLDPNLIAQGIPPDDRANWNRERIFGPVAGTPLPPGVGPPEETVMPPGPLGPPSPMGEVSPIAPIDVPSTPPPAPSGAPSAAPSGLGRAAARPGPSVAFAQYDPHTGSYVAPDGQVYRQTDLVVPDTRKAPRTWKDMFPT; encoded by the coding sequence ATGTTGACCCGGTTCGTGCGCATCCAGTTGGCGATCTTCGCGATTGTGGGAATCGTCGGTGTGGCGGTGATGGCGGTCTGGTACATCCAAGCCCCGACACTGCTCGGTATCGGCAAAATGACTGTGACGCTGGAACTGCCGGCCACCGGTGGCCTCTACCGCTTCAGCAACGTGACCTACCGCGGCGTGCAGATCGGCAAGGTCACCGCGCTCGGCCTGACCTCCAACGGCGCGAAAGCCACCCTGGCTCTCGATGCTTCGCCGAAGATCCCCGCGGATCTGAGAGCCGAGGTGCGCAGCATCTCGGCGGTGGGCGAGTACTACGTGGATCTGCGTCCCCGAACCGACTCCCCGCCCTACTTGCATGATGGCTCGGTGATCGCCAGGGACCGCGCCGTGATTGGCCAGCCGATTGGCCCGGTGCTCGATCAGACCAGCGCCCTGATCAACAGCATTCCCAAGGGCAAGCTCAGCACGTTGCTCGACGAGTCGTTCAACGCATTCAACGGGGTCGGTTACGATTTCGGATCGCTGTTCGACTCTTCAGCACAGCTATCGGGTGACCTCAATGGCATCGCCGATCGCACCCGGACCCTCACCGAAGACAGCGGGCCATTTCTGGACGCGCAGGCGCAAACCACCGATTCAATTCGGTTGTGGGCCCGCAGCCTTGCCGGGGTCAGCGGCCAGCTGGCCAACAACGACCCGCAGATACGCACCCTGTTGGAGCGTGGGCCGGGTGCCTTCAACGAGGCATCAAAACTGCTGGATCAGATCAAGCCGACGCTGCCAGTGCTACTTGCCAATCTGACCACCGTCGGTCAGATCGCGGTGACCTACCATGCCTCGGTCGAACAGGTCCTGGTGCTGCTGCCGCCGTTCACCGCCGCGATTCAATCTTTCCTGGGCACCAAGAATCCGGTCGGACTGGCCACCGGTGCGTTCAACCTCATCATCAGCGATCCGCCCGCGTGCACGGTCGGCTTCCTGCCGCCGAGTCAGTGGCGTAACCCGGCCGACACCACCATCGTTGACACCCCGGACGGGCTGTACTGCAAATTGCCGCAGGATTCACCCATCGGAGTGCGCGGCGCCCGCAACTACCCGTGTATGGGTCAGCCCGGAAAGCGGGCGCCGACCGTCGAAATCTGTGAGAGCGACCAACCATTCGAGCCGCTGGCGATGCGCCAGCACATCTTCGGTACCTATCCGTTGGATCCCAACCTGATCGCGCAGGGGATCCCGCCCGACGACCGGGCCAACTGGAACCGCGAGAGAATCTTCGGGCCCGTGGCGGGCACGCCGCTGCCTCCAGGAGTGGGCCCGCCGGAGGAAACGGTGATGCCGCCGGGGCCGCTGGGCCCGCCATCACCGATGGGGGAAGTCTCGCCGATTGCACCCATCGACGTGCCGTCCACCCCGCCTCCCGCACCAAGCGGCGCGCCGTCGGCTGCGCCGAGCGGACTCGGCCGGGCTGCGGCACGGCCCGGCCCATCCGTGGCTTTTGCCCAATACGACCCGCACACCGGTAGTTACGTCGCCCCCGATGGTCAGGTGTACCGCCAGACGGATCTGGTTGTTCCCGACACGCGCAAAGCGCCCAGGACCTGGAAGGACATGTTCCCCACCTGA
- a CDS encoding MCE family protein translates to MTGPTAMPALRRLFAIGCCVMLAVTGCAFNGLNSLPLPGAVGRGPGATVYHVEIANVGTLEANSPVMINDVIVGSISKMTVRGWHADVEISVRPGVVIPDNAVASVGQTSLLGSMHLALNSPLGQVSDQRLQPGSTIPLSRSSTYPSTEQTLSSLSVILNAGGLGQIGDIIHNFTAALSGRTSDIRDLLVRLDRFVGTFDEQRDNLVASIQALNRLAGTLAGQRDVITQALQKIPPALDVLIRERPRITAALDKLGTFSDTATRLVNDAGADLVQNLQNLGPTISALADIGPDLDAAIAYAPTFPFTQGFIDRYIRGDYVNGYFIIDLTNAGLRKSILLGTHWGRLGAEGVPAPGDPEYLQFKFGAPIPPGPPPADAPPPADPAPGPPPDSAVPIPGATPAEAAPTDGGP, encoded by the coding sequence ATGACCGGGCCAACCGCGATGCCGGCGCTCCGGCGGCTCTTCGCCATCGGCTGTTGCGTCATGCTGGCGGTGACCGGATGCGCGTTCAACGGGCTCAACTCGTTGCCCTTGCCGGGTGCGGTGGGGCGGGGGCCGGGAGCCACCGTCTACCACGTTGAGATCGCCAACGTGGGCACCCTGGAAGCAAATTCGCCGGTGATGATCAACGACGTCATCGTCGGCAGCATCAGCAAGATGACGGTGCGGGGTTGGCACGCCGACGTGGAGATCTCGGTGCGGCCCGGAGTGGTGATCCCGGACAATGCGGTGGCTAGCGTCGGCCAGACCAGCCTACTGGGATCCATGCACCTGGCCTTGAATTCACCGTTAGGCCAGGTGTCTGACCAAAGGCTGCAACCGGGCTCCACCATCCCGCTGAGTCGGTCGTCGACCTATCCGTCGACCGAGCAGACGTTGTCCTCGCTGTCGGTGATCCTCAACGCCGGTGGGCTGGGGCAAATCGGGGACATCATTCACAATTTCACCGCGGCGCTATCCGGGCGTACCAGTGATATTCGTGATCTGCTGGTGCGTCTAGACAGATTCGTCGGCACATTCGACGAGCAGCGCGACAACCTGGTGGCGTCGATCCAGGCACTGAATCGGCTCGCCGGTACGCTGGCCGGCCAGCGCGACGTGATCACCCAGGCGCTGCAGAAGATTCCGCCGGCGCTGGACGTTCTCATCCGGGAGCGGCCACGGATCACGGCGGCGCTCGACAAGCTCGGGACGTTCAGCGACACCGCCACCAGACTGGTCAACGACGCCGGAGCCGACTTGGTGCAGAACCTGCAGAACCTGGGACCGACGATAAGTGCTCTTGCCGACATCGGACCGGACCTCGACGCCGCCATCGCCTACGCGCCGACGTTCCCGTTCACCCAGGGCTTCATCGATCGCTATATCCGGGGCGACTACGTCAACGGCTACTTCATCATCGACTTGACGAATGCGGGGCTGCGCAAGAGCATCCTGCTGGGTACGCACTGGGGCCGGTTGGGCGCCGAGGGCGTTCCGGCTCCGGGGGATCCGGAATACCTGCAGTTCAAGTTCGGAGCTCCGATACCGCCTGGCCCGCCACCGGCGGACGCACCACCGCCCGCAGACCCCGCGCCCGGCCCCCCGCCCGATTCGGCGGTTCCGATTCCGGGCGCGACCCCGGCCGAGGCCGCGCCGACGGACGGGGGTCCCTAG